cagagtaccgagtactcggtacatctctattAAAAACTAAGAACATTTAAAAGAACCCAAAAGTATgggttttttcacaaaaaaaccaTTGGGACAAATCCGTCCAACCCTGAAAAATACACGAATTGCGCATTGCGAAAGCGAGGTGTATTCATTTGTCAAAACCCAAAGGcagaatacagtcgaacttccacatatcgaaattttctatatatcgaaatcccagcaaatttctatgttcattacatagaaaaattgtttctatatatcgaaaaaatctctatgcatcagaatttttttttcaagaaattcgtagatttttttcctctttagactgtttgtctcatgaaaaataaaggttaggagaaaaaattatgttcactaaaggttgctacgaaactcataaggaatctggggttcaggggtgtgtagataggtcgttttTTTGTTTTAGGAGAtctttaggataaaataagattatctttttatatatcgaaatttctatgtatcgaagtTTTTCCGGCAATtagctacttcgatatatggaggtccgactgtgcTACTAAATTAGCAAACGTCACAGAACAggtgcctgagctgcagaacaattgtGTTCAAAAATGCGAGAGGAAAGCTCGGATAAATTTTCtagatttctgtaaaatttaaatctgTAGAAACTATATTTTCTGTATAAAGATCACAAagaatgttgaattcgataagtcatctgcagcaactttaaaatttatttttaactgaaacaAATTTACAGAAATAAGCCAACATTAAAACCTGCCCATTGCCAAAAATTACATGTCTTGtttcagatttcaatccttttgcatcctgaaaatatttcaattattattcagaaagttttgaattttattatatgctaccctAACTCGACACATTCTATatattatcttaatatataaaaatcttctgtgcggacgtttgtcaccataaggctttttaaAGGCTGGACCCTGGaacgattttgatcaaattttttgtgtgcaattaagttgtggcaagcatggtttcgaagcgcaatGGATCGAATCGTAAACGTTttcgttaattaatttaaacattagatGGTTAtctctcccaaatgattaatatttattttaacccattgttgagcgagaattgaaataaatatttaaccgtTGCCAatggacaataagaaagccagctctgctttttgtgaTGAAAATTTCCTATTGTGATACATCAATTGAGAggaatttttcgttgcaaatctaaacaaagagaaccgaaacatctattcatatagggttactataaatcggcaaggttaccaaaataaaattgtttacgccaaaaatgagacgaccgcgccagattcctaattatcaaaatatccccacaAATGCTCGGCTAGAAATCGAgattatcattaaaatttttcgttGAAACGATCGGACCACTAATCGATCGGAGCTTGCTTCGCTCATTAATTGGCATGATTACAGTAGCGTGGTGGTTTGGCAACTACGGCGaaaaacaatagagttgcgggattattttacattttaaagatactgttaatgcaattaaatgtatttttgtttatttggcgaaataatttaaattgcatagaattgtttttggtttttaaagaatgtagtcattttagttgaagaatacatttattttacatcggtggggggggggagtaatttcctttatcatttttcaaaagaTTACTTTGCGATagttaaattctttttcatatgggggacgttgcagcgggactTCCGGTTTGTTGTAGATAGATGTACAAcgttagttagttttttacactaaaTATCAGAGGAAAATTTTTATCACTTGAGTGTGGCTGAAGAAACAAAGCATGCAATATAAAAAGATTTTTCCCGTACGCAAAGAAAAGTAGTTAATGAAACAGCTCAGTGGGCATTACATAAATCAAATTGTAATAAATGTACATATTGTGGCACCAAGTATCttagaaacattttctttttacatatttctttcaacaaaacggttcaaacacttgatattttttcgaaatgttttaacttttcaatttacaaagtttgaacattacaaagtctgtcgggtcctctagttttaGTAATATATTGACgtcattttaattgctccttcatacCATGTAAAATTAACGACATGGGGGGGAAAACCCGATTCAacacctaggttcggatttttattaaaaaaatttttgggaaatCTCAGTCGAATTAGGTTTTGCAGAAATACATAACAGTGAAGTTTtataaactgggggggggggggacctataTGAATCTGTGTTGATTTAGCGCTCCCGATTTGTGGGAAAGGTCACGTTGTTTGCTTttgtatacaatgcttgaagtgcTTGCAGAATAATTTTggtgaaatgattttacattgcagaacatcttcaagtattctgctttgggggtcaAAACCTACCTAAGTTATACTGTGCAGATTCTGAACCTAATATTCAACTCTAgctatcaaaagctttttccttattctattcaactattttcgtaaatggtattttcttggttattttcagAAATCCTAACTGCCTATGCGGATTCTCGACATTCTGATGTGTTTTAAAAGTCAGcaagaaagcaaaatataaattcagataaaaatcccttttaaaaaaattgcatccaaAATGTTTTCTCACTTGAAAATTACAGGTTTCAGATCGTTTTTAGCTCAAGAGTCAGCTgtatttcattttccatttttgctaaaaatgcaatattgaaattaatttacCTAAAATCCTTTATTAGCAGTTTTTAAATCTTTGATCCTTCccttttcaaaaatgcaatctCTTTGTGTCAGCTATGAAAAtcaaatctttcttttttgtgcttaTTACGCTTTCTTATGAgacaaattaatgaaacttaaaaaaaaaatagtagagaaaaattctgatttttaaaggttgaaaatttaaataatgaatcttttttttttggtcagttatAGTTTATTATTAATCATGTGTTATagtagatttttttaatgcaatcatTTTGTGTTCTGCGAAGCTCtatcttttaatgtaaaaattaagaaattagttAATTCAAGAGCTTATTTATAAGAGTTTAAGTATAATATCAATggagtacctaaatttcagcaataaaaaatttttttttttctagaacacCAGAGAAACAGCTCAAGCAATAAAAAAGATGTCTCTACGCAGAGCTCAGCGATACCTGAAGAATGTTATCCATAAGCAAGAAATAGTTCCATTTCGCAGGTTTAATGGTGGAGTTGGTCGTAAGGCACAGGTAACTTTTCCGAAAGAGGGTTTTCAATGTTTACTAAGTTTTCATCGATTAACCTTTTCATTACAGGAGATGCCAGGCAGGTTACAATGCTCTTAAAGGGTTAAGAACTTCTTAAGTGTGGCCTGTAAGGCCCAGTAATTTTGCTCATAGTCactggcgcagccagaaatacctgcGTTTTTGATCCATAAGGGGGCCTTCTGAGGGGAGTTTTTTGGTCAAAActtctttcatatgcataaattactgaattagaatttgcatttatgttaatacCAATGTCTCTGGtgggttgtcccccccccccccctcactgcaTCACTACTCAcagtagaaagttttttttttgcacctagaATAGGGTCATGGAAAGTCGTGATTTTAAGCAAAAAGTGCTCAAAACTCGTGAAAACTGTAGACTGGTTATGGATTTTAAATTCAAGAACTTGCATATTTATCAAATTGTGCAAAATTAATGCATCTTAGCGTTTCTTACGATTTTACCCTTCCGTCACAATTTTTCAAGCAtatcaaaatccgattgcatgtGTTTCTTTAATACTTGCTCCTTTTTCTTAACTATGTGATTCTACtgtttggacatttataattctcgggaaaatttcaaaaatgttgcaaaaataaagtttggaatttttttaaatatttgtagccTGTCCTAAAACTTTGATAGGCATATACCTGGTAATGTTTGCTTAGTTAATTATTAAAtactttgatttaatattttttcatttctgactATTTCATTGATTGCAAACTATTtttagtaaatataaaattattatttgttgctgattttttttttttttgaaagttactaGCTTTAAAAGAAACTTGGGTTCTTCAtttgtttgtagaaaaaaaatatttagttttaaaaagtcaataaatgaataaaaatcaagttttaaagtgcGTTGTTCACGAgggattttacatcattattgCTGCATATTTGAAACTTCTTTTCAGTATTgggattttttgagaaaaaataaatgttttgcattcaaattcttacttaaaaaatattgtattattatttagaatccaaaaaccttttcaaaaattttaggcatgcagtaaaacttgtaaagttgaccacccttgtaagttgattacctgtctatgttgaccactaatatgcaccaaatttggctgagaactatataacaaaccctttgtaagttgaccacctgtctaagttgaccactaaagtaatgcactgcaagtggtcaacttacacaggtttgactgtaacaaaataattaaaactccAATTATTTCAGTTATTCAGTTATTGTTGATCACTAGTCATTGTTgcataaattgtgtttttagttataatagtaGCTAAACTCATTACATTTTCAAGTATGGAAATAGTAAACAACTGAGGGAAAAAATCAACCCAGTTATCAAGAGTTCACAACTCGTATAATGTGCTCCCAAAATAACCTTAAAACATTGCACCATAAAGGGAAATATATTGCTAAGCTcataaagtattttgaaatttccAATCAAATCTAATCAAAGGTTTTAACATCAGATGCTAAATGGCATTAGATTTAAAATATCTGCAAGCATACGCATTGTTTCACTCAATAGAATTACTGGTattgaatattttatgttttggaaAATGCCTTTTTAGGTTGATGCCTGATCACTATAAGTCAATTTCTATTGTCTTTGAGCCAAATTTCGTTGTTCATAAAGTTATATTATGTACTCAACATatgaattactttaaaataaatgttgggTTTCCTGTGGTCAGATAGCTAATTTTGCAGCACTTTTGTGTGTACTGTATGCAAATTATATGGCAAATACAAACCATGTCCACTTATGCATAATTACATTAATTTCTTAAAACCAAGAATGATGGGTGATGCATTTGCCTCCTTGACGcccgaaatgacgggcctgcataTGACCCTCGACTAAGCACCAGTAATGTGTAAGTGGCCCTTCACTAAAAAGGGTTGTACGCCCCTATTTCACTACCCTGTTTCATCTCTAATTTCTTTGCAATTAGGTGTAGCTATTGTTATTTTTTGCATAAAGCCACTGCTTGCCttatttactatcttaatttatGTTATAATTTTTGGTAGGCTAAACAGTGGAATGCAACTCAAGGAAGATGGCCAAAGAAGAGTGCCGAATTCTTGTTGCAGTTGCTAAGGAATGCAGAAAGTAATGCCGATCATAAAGGTTTGGATGTAGATCGGTTAGTGATAGAGCACATACAAGTTAATAGAGCACCCAAAATGAGGAGGAGAACATATAGAGCTCATGGTCGAATTAATCGtaagtttaaaacttaaattagcCTAGCTTAAAAGATGCTGTATGtaataatcaatttttattttccttgttaaaaGTAATTTCCAGGGATGTCAATTGGGTGCTATTAGTGAAGgtcaaaacaaatttataaatggCCTTTAGTCTCAAAAGCGGCCACCCGTGTCGCAGAATTTTAAAATACGGGACCTTTTATTTGAGATCTAAAAAACCCAAAATGATTCCCcctattttatttctgaaaactcAATAACTGCTTATGTTTTTTGCTACAATTTTCTATTAAATGGACATTAATAAAAGCCCTTTAGATCACAATTGGCATTTCAAAAAGTTAAGAGAAATGCTGAATTCCcagatttgtaaattttctgggTAGTTGGTACGTCGCAAGAACTTTACTGATGTTAATTCAAAGCAAAAGCAAATTGTCAACTGTTGTGATTGTCAAATTAAAAACTTGACAAAATACCATGTTCATGGAAACGCTTTTCATACACTAGAATTAAAACGTTTCGCATTTATATTCATAGACATGTTTTACCcttcattttcttccttttcaaaatgttattaaattaatgtttttggaaATGTAGtactaatttttagaaattttaatggttctatagctgccaacttgtacgaTTTTCATACGTTTTGTACGGTGTTATGGCCGATTTGTATGATTTTTGGGTTCTTGGTTTCAATTTTACGATAAATTGCAGATGTTTGAAGTTTCCTTTTACTTCCAGCACTTTTGAGAAATCCCTAAAGGTGTGatgtaaacaatgttgaaaagtGCAAAAATTCTCTTCTGTTATTCTCTGCTACTCGTCTCCTAAAGACTTGTTTGAACATTTAGCACACTATCTCGGTTGGCAAAGCAGTTCAGAGCAGAACAATGTTTTGCAGCcaagcagcaaaaaaaaagtaccagCATGATTAGTGGGGTTTTCCAGCAACATTCAACTGAAGGGCATGGTCTAAGCATGACGCGTTACACATCGCGTATTAGGCATTGTCTGACTGTTATCCCGCTATTATCGTGATGTGCTTAAAATGGGGAGAATGGATGAAAAATGGGCGGCAGAGTGAAAAAATCGTGCAATGCCAGTAGTTCACTTAAGTAcgaaaagctttcttttttaatgctatttattCTAACAATATCTCATAGCAAAGCAGAGCGAAAGAATttagtaaaatgagaaagattagATCAGAACTGCGCACTTTATATCTGTAAGAACTTCTAAATAGCTATTGTTTTGAACAAGTTATTAAttgacaatttttgaaagctgcaaagtcagcaatttttaaaaatttaagctcggagaaataatagtttgtttatttatttttaaatttacttattttattgttagtaaaggtaaggatttaaaaatattataataaatgaaattttaatgctttataatGGTCAAAATAGCGTGGAAATATGAACACCACAAACactgcatacctgccaactcaTCTGAATTTCttggaagttttacggattttcatgtccttttccggttatgagcaaaatcttccggatttttcgtGTTTTGTTGGGGGAAAATTGTATCTCGATACTTTTATGGAACATGGTAAGATGAGTTAACGTTATGATGTAAACGTTATTTGCTAACTTTTAATGAAAGCAATGCAAGTAATAACCTAAACAATAGTTCAATTGATATAAAATTCATAACTAAGTTCATAATGTAAAGAGTGTAGGTGTCCTGTTcgattttattttgcattaaaatcttTTGGATAACAAAAAAgatcttctggatttttttttccggagGTTGGCTGATTGGCAGATATGATGGTTCTGTCATTCgatattttaagatgcattattatttattgtagtaGTACAATACACCTCTGGTCACAGTGCTAgggatgaaatatatgaaccatcACATGCGAGACAAgtttgactttttcgtggaatggcccggGGACGTATGTCTGTTTTCATCTTGCAAATGACCTAATATGGCGACTGTTTCACACACAGCCGAAATTTTAGTTTATCCTCTCCTCCAGTGTTTGTCCTCAGGCATACTTACACAGGGTGGCAacagatcagggaaatatcagggaattttgaaaaaataacaaaaatcatgaagattttttttttttttgctttacagaattaaatactctaattccctatgcgttttccaccaattatctgttaaaataaaaggaaaattaatcGGGTGCGATTATATACACTGCcgtatatttgtgcatcttttttcctcaacagcaaagtattgaatcttacttattaaccacaggatgaacttcctatgattgtgtctgttaggttgtttattttacctagcttgaaatttccttttatactttcaatgctacgtaaaataaacaactatacAGGCAAaaaggaagccttcattaatgccttaaatcctttgcctttattccattgtctcgaaatAATTAGCGTACtctaatcacgatttcaagaagaaatctttggtttttgaattaatactataaaagcttaaaagttattacttctttatgtttttaatttaattgctaaaattgaactttcaataaaaaaacgcCTTTATACTATTAGTTGTCATTGCAGAttaaaaaggttttcttttcttcagacttaagtgattctttaattttataacaaagttgtattcttcttttatatattttgaaattaactaattgtttttttttttccttgtatttcagttgtttgttacaaaaagcaatctaagattttttttattattcaaatgcTGTatccattcattaaaacctatgttcttgattagagaaaagctccctatgaatggatgtcaaatggtttcatctgttttgcagaaatatgtcaattagttataaatacaaatacaaaagtgacgaccagcaacaggctctgggcccagctagactggtcctagtcaatttacaatccccagtgaagatcaatggccctcttaaaactatctactcccgtgctcattacAACCTCtcctggtaagctgttccaaggttccactaccctgctataataataatttttcctattatccgtgttagcctgagatttaaatagctcgaaacaatgaccccttgtcctgttttcagtgctaaacttcagccccgtaacatctttcattttaataaatttaaacaactaaatcatgtcccctcggtctcttctttgctcaagactgtacatttttagcctactaagcctggaatcgtagtctaaatgagaaagtccatttattagccttgtagcccgcctttgaatcctttccaatgcattaatgtctttcttaagataaggagaccaaaactgaacagcatactccaagtggggcttaccaaacttctatataagggcagaagaacatctttatatttgtttgaaatagatctattgataaacccaagcatcttattggctttgttgctagctatgttacactgttggctgaactttagatcctgacttattaagactcCCAGATCAGTACccttttctgcctgactaatgactgaaccttgcaaataataacttgtacacttatttccatgtcctaaatgtagcacttgacatttcccaacattaacagccataccccatttatcagcccactctgtaatatgatctagatcctcttgcagctgatttgcttgttcctcattttctacactccccataactttgacatcatcggcaaaacaattcatgttcccagaaatatttttataaatatggttcatgaaaataatgaacaaaacaggccctaacactgatccttgaggaaccccgcttaaaacctcactacAATTGGAATAATACCCCCTTACAACTACCcattgtttccttccagtcagccagttttttacccaaatgaaagttttccctcctattcctatatcagctaatttgctaagtagagcaacatgcggtaccatatcaaaagtttcttgaaaatcaat
This window of the Uloborus diversus isolate 005 chromosome 4, Udiv.v.3.1, whole genome shotgun sequence genome carries:
- the LOC129220236 gene encoding 60S ribosomal protein L17, whose protein sequence is MARYSMEPDNASKSCKARGSNLRVHFKNTRETAQAIKKMSLRRAQRYLKNVIHKQEIVPFRRFNGGVGRKAQAKQWNATQGRWPKKSAEFLLQLLRNAESNADHKGLDVDRLVIEHIQVNRAPKMRRRTYRAHGRINPYMSSPSHIEVILSEKEQVVAKPAAEEEAPKKKLSKKKMARQKLMQRD